A section of the Cyanobacterium stanieri LEGE 03274 genome encodes:
- the psbV gene encoding photosystem II cytochrome c-550: MKRFFLIILAGMFLMWQSFTGTANALSLSEELRTVPLNDQGDFITLSNQEAQLGSKLFVASCTQCHIQGKTKTNPNVGLSIEALSNAIPARDNVLALVDYMKYPTTYDGEDDLSLLHMNTERSDIWSEMRNYTDDDLEAIAGYILIQTQADPKWGKRTLIEP; the protein is encoded by the coding sequence ATGAAAAGATTTTTTTTAATAATTCTAGCTGGGATGTTTTTAATGTGGCAGTCTTTCACTGGCACGGCAAATGCACTCAGTTTAAGCGAAGAACTTCGCACCGTTCCTTTAAATGATCAAGGAGATTTTATTACCCTCAGTAACCAAGAAGCCCAATTAGGTTCTAAATTATTTGTAGCCAGTTGTACTCAGTGTCATATTCAAGGTAAAACCAAAACTAACCCCAACGTTGGTTTAAGCATCGAAGCTCTTTCCAATGCTATTCCTGCTAGGGATAACGTTTTAGCCCTTGTGGACTACATGAAATATCCCACCACCTATGACGGTGAAGATGATCTTTCCCTCTTACACATGAATACCGAAAGATCTGATATTTGGTCAGAAATGAGAAACTATACCGATGACGACCTAGAGGCGATCGCAGGTTACATCTTAATTCAAACCCAAGCAGATCCAAAATGGGGTAAACGTACCTTAATCGAACCGTAA
- the bchI gene encoding magnesium chelatase ATPase subunit I, which yields MTTTLQAPPKKNRRLVFPFTAIVGQEQMKLALLLNVIDPKIGGVMIMGDRGTGKSTTIRALADLLPEISVVAGDPFNSDPNDMEMMGEELREKVENNEHIDTVQKKVPMIDLPLGATEDRVCGTIDIEKALSEGVKAFEPGLLAKANRGILYVDEVNLLDDHLVDVLLDSAASGWNTVEREGISIRHPARFVLVGSGNPEEGELRPQLLDRFGMHAEIRTVKDPDLRVQIVEQRAEFDQDPQGFLANYDEQQKALQQKLVDAQNLLPQITIDYEIRVKVSEICSDLDVDGLRGDIVTNRAAKAIAAFEGRTEVTVDDIRRVMPLCLRHRLRKDPLESIDSGYKVEKAVDRVFGLDVE from the coding sequence ATGACAACCACCTTACAAGCCCCCCCTAAAAAAAATCGTAGATTAGTATTTCCTTTTACTGCCATTGTTGGACAAGAGCAGATGAAATTGGCTTTATTGCTCAATGTTATCGATCCTAAAATTGGTGGGGTCATGATTATGGGCGATCGGGGTACAGGCAAATCCACCACCATCAGGGCATTAGCCGACCTTTTACCTGAAATCTCTGTGGTAGCAGGAGATCCCTTCAACTCAGATCCTAATGATATGGAAATGATGGGGGAAGAATTGAGGGAAAAAGTGGAAAATAATGAACACATTGACACCGTTCAAAAAAAAGTTCCCATGATTGACTTACCCCTAGGAGCAACCGAAGATCGTGTCTGTGGTACTATTGACATTGAAAAAGCTCTTTCTGAAGGGGTAAAAGCCTTTGAACCAGGACTCTTAGCTAAAGCTAACCGTGGTATTCTCTACGTAGATGAGGTAAACCTACTCGATGATCACCTTGTGGATGTGTTGCTTGACTCCGCCGCTAGTGGTTGGAATACCGTAGAAAGGGAAGGTATTTCCATTCGTCACCCTGCCCGTTTTGTGTTGGTAGGTTCTGGAAATCCCGAAGAAGGGGAATTACGTCCCCAATTATTAGATCGTTTTGGGATGCACGCCGAAATTCGTACCGTCAAAGATCCTGATCTCCGTGTGCAAATTGTAGAACAAAGAGCAGAATTTGATCAAGACCCTCAAGGCTTTTTGGCAAACTATGATGAGCAACAAAAGGCTTTACAACAAAAGTTGGTTGATGCTCAAAATTTATTACCTCAAATCACCATTGATTATGAAATTCGGGTAAAAGTATCGGAAATTTGTTCTGATTTAGATGTAGATGGTTTACGGGGAGACATTGTTACTAATAGGGCGGCAAAGGCGATCGCGGCTTTTGAAGGACGTACCGAAGTAACCGTGGATGACATCCGCCGAGTAATGCCCCTGTGTCTGCGTCACCGTTTACGTAAAGATCCCTTAGAATCCATTGATTCAGGCTATAAGGTAGAAAAAGCCGTTGATCGTGTTTTCGGTTTAGATGTGGAATAA